From Arthrobacter sp. FW306-2-2C-D06B, a single genomic window includes:
- a CDS encoding ribonuclease J, which translates to MTQTALPGLVTPPKLPQGTLRIVPLGGLGEIGRNMAVFEINGKLLVVDCGVLFPEETQPGVDLILPDFSYIEDRLDDVVAIVLTHGHEDHIGAVPYLLRLRPDLPLVGSQLTLALVEAKLQEHRIKPYTLTVAEGQVEQFGPFECEFVAVNHSIPDALAVFIRTAGGNVLHTGDFKMDQLPLDGRITDLRHFARLGEEGVDLFMADSTNADVPGFTTAEKEIGPTLDRLFGQAKKRIIVASFSSHVHRVQQVLDAAAKHGRNVAFVGRSMVRNMAIAAKLGYLDVPPGILVDIKNIDNLPDHRVVLMSTGSQGEPMAALSRMANGDHRVVVGQGDTVILASSLIPGNENAVYRIINGLLKLGADVVHKGNAKVHVSGHAAAGELLYCYNILKPLNAMPVHGEMRHLIANGNLAEDSGVPSDRVILSDNGTVIDVRDHKANVVGQVEVGFVYVDGSSVGEITDADLKDRRILGDEGFISVITVINRTTGKIVSGPEIHARGVAEDDSVFDEIIPKINAALEDAVLHHADHTTHQLQQVVRRVIGTWVNRKLRRRPMIIPLVLEA; encoded by the coding sequence ATGACCCAAACCGCCCTTCCCGGACTTGTCACCCCGCCCAAACTTCCGCAGGGAACACTCCGGATTGTGCCCCTTGGCGGGCTGGGGGAAATCGGCCGCAACATGGCCGTTTTCGAAATCAACGGCAAGCTGCTGGTAGTTGACTGCGGCGTGCTCTTCCCCGAAGAGACCCAGCCTGGTGTTGACCTGATCCTGCCCGATTTCTCCTACATCGAGGACAGGCTGGACGACGTCGTTGCCATCGTCCTGACGCACGGCCACGAAGACCACATCGGCGCTGTGCCGTACCTTCTTCGCCTGCGTCCGGACCTGCCGTTGGTCGGCTCCCAGCTGACGCTTGCCCTCGTCGAGGCCAAGCTCCAGGAACACCGGATCAAGCCGTACACGCTCACGGTCGCCGAAGGACAGGTGGAGCAGTTCGGTCCCTTCGAATGCGAATTCGTTGCCGTCAACCACTCCATTCCGGACGCCTTGGCCGTCTTCATCCGCACCGCCGGTGGCAACGTGCTGCACACGGGCGACTTCAAGATGGACCAGTTGCCGCTCGACGGCCGCATCACGGACCTGCGCCACTTCGCCCGACTGGGCGAAGAAGGGGTGGACCTGTTCATGGCCGACTCCACCAATGCGGACGTTCCCGGCTTCACCACGGCGGAAAAGGAAATCGGTCCCACCTTGGACCGCTTGTTCGGCCAGGCCAAGAAGCGCATCATCGTTGCGTCCTTCTCCTCGCACGTGCACCGGGTCCAGCAAGTGCTCGATGCCGCCGCCAAGCATGGCCGCAATGTCGCCTTCGTGGGCCGTTCCATGGTGCGCAACATGGCTATCGCCGCGAAACTGGGCTACCTTGACGTCCCGCCTGGAATCCTCGTGGATATCAAGAACATCGACAACCTTCCAGACCACCGCGTGGTCCTCATGTCCACGGGCTCCCAGGGTGAACCCATGGCGGCCTTGTCCCGGATGGCCAACGGTGACCACCGCGTGGTGGTCGGTCAGGGCGATACCGTCATTCTGGCCTCGAGCCTCATCCCCGGCAACGAGAACGCGGTCTACCGGATCATCAACGGGCTGCTCAAGCTTGGCGCCGACGTCGTGCACAAGGGCAACGCCAAAGTGCACGTCTCCGGCCACGCCGCTGCGGGCGAACTGCTCTACTGCTACAACATCCTCAAGCCCCTCAACGCGATGCCCGTGCACGGCGAAATGCGGCACCTCATCGCCAATGGCAACCTGGCGGAAGACTCCGGCGTCCCTTCGGACCGGGTCATCCTCAGCGACAACGGCACGGTCATTGACGTCAGGGACCACAAAGCCAATGTGGTCGGCCAGGTGGAAGTGGGCTTCGTCTATGTGGACGGCTCCAGCGTGGGTGAAATCACCGACGCCGACCTCAAGGACCGCAGGATCCTCGGCGACGAGGGCTTCATCTCCGTCATCACCGTGATCAACCGCACCACCGGCAAGATCGTCTCGGGCCCGGAAATCCACGCCCGCGGCGTGGCCGAGGACGATTCAGTCTTTGACGAGATCATCCCCAAGATCAATGCGGCCCTCGAAGACGCGGTGCTCCACCACGCGGACCACACCACCCACCAGCTCCAGCAAGTGGTGCGTCGTGTGATCGGAACGTGGGTCAACCGCAAGCTTCGCCGGCGCCCCATGATCATCCCGTTGGTCTTGGAGGCCTAG
- a CDS encoding FtsK/SpoIIIE family DNA translocase yields MATRTTSAPRGSSNSKSGGSGSGRTPAKTGRSGTGTARGKQAAVVEPQQPWILRALAGVWLGIGHMVGAGVRRIGYDVSDLDPADRRDGAALFNLALGVFIATFAWWGFKGWFPDVVYSIVNGTFGWVSLLLPLMLFVCAFRLFRQPLDSRGNNRVGIGFLIMTFAGTGLAHIIAGQPTVADGFEGLRRAGGMLGFLAASPLAAIHPAVPVIVYGALAFVSLLIVTATPFGAIPRRIHGAYEHLMGVDLVDTDAHRGDSHDRSYLYENEAAVEPKKKRRKRFFGKDHDDDPTLEGYVGDEAFEHAIVDDDAPPAKGGAAVPPGVRRPTQAEIAVEKIKAAQGLGSPKAAVDNATEAIPLVAPAAAVPPVIVPSAPVSPPPPPTPIPQRTEQLSLAGDVTYTLPSSDNLTPGSIPKERTEANDAVVAALTDTLQQFNVDATVTGFSRGPTVTRYEIELASGTKVERVTALSKNISYAVASSDVRILSPIPGKSAIGIEIPNTDRETVSLGDVLRSQNARRTDHPMVMGVGKDVEGGYVVANLAKMPHLLVAGATGAGKSSFVNSMITSILMRATPDEVRMVMVDPKRVELTAYEGVPHLITPIITNPKKAAEALQWVVREMDARYDDLANYGFKHIDDFNKAVRAGKVVPPVDSKRIIKPYPYLLVIVDELADLMMVAPRDVEDSIVRITQLARAAGIHLVLATQRPSVDVVTGLIKANVPSRMAFATSSVTDSRVVLDQPGAEKLIGQGDALFLPMGASKAMRVQGAWVTESEIHRVVEHVKGQLKAVYRDDVAPEAQKKQIDDDIGDDLEVLLQATELVVTTQFGSTSMLQRKLRVGFAKAGRLMDLLESRGVVGPSEGSKARDVLVKPDDLAPVLAAMKGQEAPATPDAHTAALSENANANIAVGGYAEDLVAADLERRKQVTEYHDGADGIDDEDEGGEDAWSLTGR; encoded by the coding sequence ATGGCGACTCGTACTACCTCCGCGCCTAGAGGCAGCTCCAATAGCAAATCCGGCGGCTCGGGCAGCGGCCGGACCCCGGCTAAGACCGGCCGGAGCGGCACAGGCACGGCCCGCGGCAAGCAGGCCGCCGTCGTCGAACCCCAACAGCCGTGGATCCTGCGCGCGCTTGCCGGCGTCTGGCTGGGAATCGGGCACATGGTGGGCGCGGGCGTCCGTCGGATCGGCTACGACGTCAGTGACCTTGATCCCGCAGACCGCCGGGATGGCGCCGCCCTTTTCAACCTGGCGCTCGGTGTCTTCATAGCAACCTTCGCCTGGTGGGGCTTCAAAGGCTGGTTCCCGGACGTTGTCTACAGCATCGTGAACGGGACCTTCGGCTGGGTTTCCCTGCTCCTTCCGCTCATGCTTTTCGTCTGCGCGTTCCGGCTCTTCCGGCAGCCGTTGGACAGCCGTGGCAACAACCGCGTGGGCATCGGCTTCCTGATCATGACCTTCGCGGGCACCGGGCTGGCCCACATCATCGCGGGCCAGCCGACTGTCGCCGATGGCTTCGAAGGACTCCGGCGCGCGGGCGGGATGCTCGGCTTCCTCGCAGCCTCGCCTCTTGCCGCCATCCACCCCGCAGTGCCGGTCATCGTTTACGGCGCCCTGGCGTTCGTGTCCCTCCTGATTGTCACGGCCACGCCGTTCGGTGCCATACCCCGGCGTATCCACGGCGCCTACGAGCACCTCATGGGCGTTGACTTGGTGGATACCGACGCGCACCGCGGCGATTCCCACGACCGCAGCTACCTCTACGAAAACGAGGCGGCCGTTGAACCAAAGAAGAAGCGCCGCAAGCGCTTCTTCGGCAAGGATCACGACGACGACCCCACGCTTGAGGGCTATGTAGGCGACGAGGCCTTCGAACACGCAATCGTCGACGACGATGCCCCTCCCGCAAAGGGCGGGGCGGCAGTTCCGCCTGGGGTCCGCAGGCCGACGCAGGCCGAAATCGCCGTCGAGAAGATCAAGGCCGCACAGGGGCTCGGAAGCCCGAAGGCGGCTGTGGACAACGCCACCGAAGCGATCCCGCTGGTCGCGCCGGCCGCAGCCGTGCCGCCGGTCATCGTGCCTTCGGCGCCTGTCAGTCCGCCGCCGCCCCCGACGCCGATCCCGCAGCGCACCGAGCAACTTTCGCTTGCCGGGGACGTCACCTACACCCTGCCGTCCTCGGACAACCTGACGCCCGGTTCCATCCCGAAGGAACGCACGGAAGCGAACGACGCCGTCGTGGCCGCCCTGACGGACACCTTGCAACAGTTCAACGTGGACGCCACTGTCACCGGCTTCAGCCGGGGGCCAACCGTGACCCGTTACGAGATCGAACTCGCCTCCGGCACCAAGGTGGAGCGCGTCACGGCGTTGTCCAAGAACATCTCCTACGCAGTGGCATCGAGCGACGTGCGTATCCTTAGCCCCATCCCGGGCAAGTCGGCCATCGGCATCGAGATCCCCAACACGGACCGCGAAACTGTGTCCCTCGGCGATGTCCTGCGCAGCCAGAACGCGCGGCGGACCGACCACCCCATGGTGATGGGCGTCGGCAAGGACGTCGAGGGCGGCTACGTCGTCGCGAACCTCGCCAAGATGCCCCACTTGCTCGTGGCGGGTGCTACGGGTGCCGGCAAGTCGTCGTTCGTGAACTCCATGATCACGTCGATCCTGATGCGCGCGACGCCCGACGAGGTCCGTATGGTCATGGTGGACCCCAAACGCGTGGAACTGACCGCGTACGAGGGTGTTCCGCACCTCATCACGCCCATCATCACCAACCCCAAGAAAGCTGCCGAGGCACTTCAGTGGGTAGTGCGCGAAATGGACGCCCGCTACGACGACCTCGCCAACTACGGCTTCAAGCACATCGACGACTTCAACAAGGCTGTCCGCGCCGGCAAGGTTGTTCCGCCGGTCGACTCCAAGCGCATCATCAAGCCCTACCCTTACTTGCTGGTGATCGTGGACGAGCTCGCCGACCTCATGATGGTGGCCCCGCGCGACGTCGAAGACTCGATTGTCCGCATCACCCAGCTCGCCCGTGCTGCCGGCATCCACTTGGTCCTGGCCACCCAGCGTCCTTCCGTCGACGTCGTCACCGGCCTGATCAAGGCGAACGTCCCCTCGCGTATGGCGTTCGCCACGTCCTCTGTCACCGACTCCCGTGTGGTCCTGGACCAACCGGGCGCGGAAAAACTCATTGGCCAAGGTGACGCGCTCTTCCTGCCCATGGGCGCCTCCAAAGCGATGCGCGTGCAGGGCGCCTGGGTCACGGAGTCCGAAATCCACCGCGTGGTGGAACACGTCAAGGGACAACTGAAGGCCGTCTACCGTGACGACGTCGCGCCCGAGGCGCAGAAGAAGCAGATCGACGACGACATCGGAGACGATCTTGAGGTCTTGCTCCAAGCCACCGAACTTGTGGTCACCACCCAGTTCGGCTCCACGTCGATGCTGCAGCGCAAGCTCCGCGTCGGCTTCGCCAAGGCCGGCCGCCTCATGGACCTGCTGGAGTCGCGGGGCGTCGTGGGTCCATCCGAGGGTTCCAAGGCCCGCGATGTCCTGGTCAAGCCGGACGACCTCGCGCCTGTGCTGGCGGCCATGAAGGGCCAGGAGGCTCCGGCCACGCCCGACGCCCATACGGCCGCCTTGAGCGAGAACGCGAACGCGAACATTGCCGTGGGAGGCTACGCAGAGGACCTTGTGGCCGCCGATCTCGAGCGCCGTAAGCAGGTCACGGAATACCACGACGGAGCAGATGGCATCGATGACGAGGACGAGGGCGGCGAAGACGCCTGGTCATTGACCGGACGGTAG
- the pgsA gene encoding CDP-diacylglycerol--glycerol-3-phosphate 3-phosphatidyltransferase — MLRIVLVPFFVWFLLEDNSQHGLWRWAAVVAFAVAIYTDKLDGDIARSRNLVTNFGKIADPIADKLLIGSALVLLSALGELPWWITILILVREWGITALRFFVIRYGVMPASRGGKLKTVVQTVAIFLYILPLNSFAPWLVSVAFWVMLVALVITVWTGVEYVMEAAKLRAAGKRA; from the coding sequence ATGCTCCGAATTGTCCTGGTTCCGTTCTTCGTTTGGTTCCTTCTGGAGGACAACAGCCAGCACGGGCTCTGGCGCTGGGCCGCCGTAGTGGCCTTCGCCGTGGCGATCTATACAGACAAGCTCGACGGCGACATCGCCCGGAGCCGCAACCTCGTGACCAACTTCGGCAAGATCGCGGACCCGATTGCCGACAAGTTGCTGATCGGATCGGCACTTGTTCTCCTCTCGGCGCTGGGAGAGCTGCCGTGGTGGATCACCATCCTCATCCTCGTGCGCGAATGGGGCATCACGGCATTGCGTTTCTTCGTCATCCGCTATGGGGTGATGCCGGCCTCGCGTGGCGGCAAGCTGAAGACCGTCGTCCAGACTGTCGCCATCTTCCTTTACATCCTGCCGCTGAATTCTTTCGCCCCGTGGCTCGTCAGCGTGGCCTTCTGGGTCATGCTCGTCGCCCTCGTCATCACGGTGTGGACCGGCGTCGAATACGTCATGGAAGCCGCAAAACTTCGCGCGGCCGGCAAGCGCGCATGA
- a CDS encoding CinA family protein, with amino-acid sequence MSPAADEVAASAVALAIERSITVATAESLTAGLVAATLADTPGASGMLQGGVVAYQNAVKAGILGVSAELLSAVGSVDAEVAVAMAEGARRACGADVGVSTTGVAGPLPHDGKPVGTVFIGVATQGGATAHAYSFPGDRPSIRAQATAAALERLLECLVHADLPHVK; translated from the coding sequence ATGAGCCCCGCCGCTGATGAGGTGGCAGCGTCCGCCGTCGCCCTCGCCATCGAGCGGAGCATCACTGTGGCTACCGCGGAGTCCCTGACCGCCGGGCTGGTTGCCGCCACCCTCGCTGATACTCCGGGGGCGTCAGGCATGCTCCAGGGCGGGGTGGTCGCCTATCAGAACGCGGTCAAGGCCGGAATCCTGGGGGTGTCCGCAGAGCTGCTTTCCGCCGTCGGATCCGTCGACGCCGAGGTGGCGGTGGCCATGGCCGAGGGCGCCAGGCGCGCGTGCGGGGCCGACGTCGGGGTCTCCACTACGGGGGTTGCGGGGCCTTTGCCGCACGACGGGAAGCCGGTTGGCACGGTCTTCATTGGCGTCGCCACGCAGGGCGGAGCCACAGCGCATGCCTACTCTTTTCCGGGAGACCGGCCAAGTATCCGTGCGCAGGCAACGGCAGCCGCATTGGAGCGCTTGCTGGAGTGCCTTGTCCATGCCGACCTACCGCACGTAAAGTAG
- a CDS encoding helix-turn-helix domain-containing protein, producing MVKQPVSVNGVVRWKDVGLAEKAPSEQKERKMVVLRHEIGDVLRDVRQRQGRTLREVSHSARVSLGYLSEVERGQKEASSELLSSICSALDVPLSGMLREVSDRVAVAEGVAVPDTVPQEFAQRYGRDLDRELSAELNDDFTQGMLSGAR from the coding sequence ATGGTTAAGCAGCCCGTATCCGTAAACGGCGTTGTCCGCTGGAAGGATGTGGGCTTGGCCGAGAAGGCACCGAGCGAACAGAAGGAGCGCAAAATGGTTGTTCTGCGTCACGAAATTGGTGATGTCCTGCGCGATGTCCGTCAGCGCCAGGGCCGTACGCTCCGCGAAGTCTCACACAGCGCCCGCGTTTCCCTTGGCTACCTGAGCGAAGTTGAGCGCGGCCAGAAGGAAGCATCCTCAGAGCTGCTGTCCTCGATTTGCTCGGCCCTGGACGTTCCGCTGTCCGGCATGCTCCGCGAGGTCAGTGACCGGGTTGCGGTCGCCGAAGGCGTCGCTGTTCCGGACACCGTCCCGCAGGAATTCGCGCAGCGCTACGGCCGCGATCTTGACCGCGAGCTCAGCGCCGAACTGAACGACGATTTCACCCAGGGCATGCTCTCCGGAGCCCGCTAG
- a CDS encoding MarR family winged helix-turn-helix transcriptional regulator, with the protein MSNTPDDAPEMVEAGDNVDAALQQVEHQLSMFWRRARSLSHQLSRQVHPDMEPAAYGLLSIIRKEGPIRLTELASCIGVGKPSVSRQIAFLESIGMVYKEADPQDGRAQSIRLTPKGEEKMHQVQDARRQVFRERLGEWPLEEIQTLADYIERLNAAYGEGIGKD; encoded by the coding sequence ATGAGCAACACTCCCGACGACGCGCCAGAGATGGTGGAGGCAGGCGACAACGTCGACGCCGCCCTCCAGCAGGTGGAACACCAGCTGAGCATGTTCTGGCGACGCGCACGATCGCTGTCCCACCAGTTATCCCGGCAGGTCCATCCCGACATGGAACCAGCCGCATACGGACTGCTGTCGATCATCCGGAAGGAGGGTCCGATCCGCCTGACGGAGCTCGCCTCGTGCATCGGCGTCGGGAAGCCTTCAGTGAGCCGCCAGATCGCGTTCCTCGAAAGCATCGGCATGGTCTACAAGGAAGCCGACCCCCAGGATGGCCGCGCACAATCGATCCGGCTCACCCCGAAAGGCGAAGAAAAGATGCACCAGGTCCAGGACGCACGCCGGCAAGTATTCCGGGAGCGCCTGGGTGAGTGGCCCCTGGAAGAAATCCAGACGCTCGCGGACTACATAGAACGGCTCAACGCTGCGTACGGCGAAGGAATCGGCAAGGACTGA
- a CDS encoding DUF3046 domain-containing protein: MRISDFWRLMDDEFGAGYSRVLSSSLVLAGVGGRTANDALAAGYSPRDVWLALCDVQDVPQERRLGRDIKPADKGSGTF; encoded by the coding sequence GTGCGGATCAGTGACTTCTGGCGGCTGATGGACGATGAATTCGGGGCTGGCTACTCCCGGGTCCTCAGCAGCTCCCTTGTATTGGCCGGCGTCGGCGGCCGTACGGCAAACGACGCCTTGGCAGCGGGCTACAGCCCCCGCGACGTCTGGCTTGCCCTGTGCGACGTCCAGGACGTTCCTCAGGAGCGACGGCTCGGCAGGGATATCAAACCCGCCGACAAGGGTTCCGGAACGTTCTGA
- the recA gene encoding recombinase RecA, translating into MAANQDREKALEAALAQIDKQFGKGSVMRLGDEVRAPIEVIPTGSIALDVALGIGGLPRGRVVEIYGPESSGKTTVALHAVANAQRQGGIAAFIDAEHALDPEYAAKLGVDTDALLVSQPDTGEQALEIMDMLIGSGSLDVIVIDSVAALVPRAEIEGEMGDSHVGLQARLMSQALRKITGRLSQTKTTAIFINQLREKIGVFFGSPETTTGGKALKFYASIRIDVRRIQTLKEGADSVGNRTKAKIVKNKMAPPFKIAEFDIIYGQGISREGGIIDMGVEHGIIKKSGSWFTYDGDQLGQGMENSRRFLRDNPELAADLERLIKEKLGVGVVKPAEAEKSPKLKAVDG; encoded by the coding sequence ATGGCGGCAAACCAGGATCGTGAGAAGGCGCTCGAGGCAGCGCTTGCCCAGATCGACAAGCAATTCGGCAAGGGCTCGGTCATGCGCCTTGGGGACGAAGTCCGGGCGCCGATCGAGGTCATTCCGACCGGCTCCATCGCCTTGGACGTCGCTCTTGGCATTGGCGGGTTGCCTCGTGGCCGGGTCGTCGAGATCTACGGTCCGGAATCCTCCGGTAAGACCACCGTCGCGCTTCACGCGGTGGCGAACGCCCAGCGCCAGGGTGGCATCGCAGCCTTCATCGACGCAGAGCACGCCCTCGATCCCGAGTACGCGGCAAAACTGGGCGTCGATACCGACGCGCTATTGGTTTCGCAGCCGGACACCGGTGAGCAGGCGCTTGAGATCATGGACATGCTGATCGGCTCAGGTTCCTTGGACGTCATCGTGATCGACTCCGTCGCCGCCTTGGTTCCCCGCGCTGAAATCGAAGGCGAAATGGGCGACTCCCACGTCGGCCTCCAGGCACGTCTCATGAGCCAGGCCCTTCGTAAGATCACCGGCCGCCTGAGCCAGACGAAGACGACCGCTATCTTCATCAACCAGCTCCGTGAGAAGATCGGCGTCTTCTTCGGGTCCCCGGAAACAACTACCGGTGGTAAGGCCCTGAAGTTCTATGCCTCCATCCGCATCGACGTCCGACGCATCCAGACGCTGAAGGAAGGCGCGGATTCCGTAGGTAACCGCACCAAGGCCAAGATCGTCAAAAACAAGATGGCTCCGCCCTTCAAAATCGCGGAGTTCGACATCATCTATGGCCAGGGCATTTCCCGTGAGGGCGGCATCATCGACATGGGCGTCGAGCACGGCATCATCAAGAAGTCCGGTTCATGGTTCACCTACGACGGTGACCAGCTGGGGCAGGGCATGGAGAACTCCCGCCGCTTCCTGCGCGACAACCCGGAGTTGGCCGCGGACCTCGAGCGGCTCATCAAGGAAAAGCTTGGCGTCGGAGTGGTCAAGCCTGCCGAAGCCGAGAAATCTCCGAAGCTGAAGGCCGTTGACGGCTAA
- a CDS encoding regulatory protein RecX — MAADPEANPEAVARAIVLRQLTNSPKSRLQLARKLAERNVPDDVAEAVLDRFEEVRLIDDADFAEMWVRSRAQSRKLARGALRRELADKGIDGETAEKALAQVSDDDERNAARDLVARRLRAGTDLSDRTERDKQTRRLASMLARKGYQPSAAFRIVGEVLDEALSGEPESHGAGVRGGGEAEDIG, encoded by the coding sequence GTGGCAGCAGACCCTGAAGCCAATCCGGAAGCAGTTGCCCGGGCCATTGTGCTTCGCCAACTCACCAATTCGCCCAAGAGCAGGCTCCAGCTTGCGCGCAAACTGGCTGAGCGGAATGTGCCGGACGATGTGGCCGAAGCCGTATTGGACCGCTTCGAGGAAGTCCGGCTCATTGATGACGCCGACTTCGCGGAGATGTGGGTCCGCAGCCGTGCGCAGTCGAGGAAACTCGCCCGGGGTGCCTTGAGACGCGAATTGGCGGACAAGGGCATCGACGGCGAAACGGCCGAGAAGGCCCTTGCACAGGTGAGCGATGACGACGAGCGGAACGCTGCCAGGGACCTGGTCGCCCGACGTTTGAGGGCCGGAACAGACCTTTCCGACAGGACCGAGCGGGACAAGCAAACCCGGCGGCTCGCGTCGATGCTTGCCCGTAAGGGCTACCAACCATCGGCGGCGTTCCGGATCGTCGGCGAGGTCCTGGACGAAGCCTTGTCGGGGGAGCCGGAGTCGCACGGTGCGGGGGTGCGCGGTGGCGGTGAAGCAGAGGACATCGGTTAG
- a CDS encoding lytic transglycosylase domain-containing protein — protein MNPLSLRLSAIIVPLLVASLLQAGPASADDDAPPSGYPSWAEVQQAQGNEAAASAEVDRINQLLAGLQQKSGELGAAAIKAGTEYAKAHDALQHQQAVTQKLAEASQQAKAKADSLKKATSSLVVKAYESGGFDPGPWSLANAAIAPDNIQNFALLNKVLDRTAKLHDDALSASQASAAATAQEQAARDVLAQLDSDAAAKAQAAESARRAAEDSVAATDGQRKTMVAQLASLTSTSAAVAQKYQDGQVALAAYQAAQEAKREAAQRKAEADALVAANQRAAQQQAVQPPISSGGGSSGGLVGGGGGGGGNVVNDPAGARQYASSRLAAYGWGQDQMQCLSQLWTQESSWMTDATNPSSGAYGVAQALPPDKYYSAGSDWLSNYRTQIDWGLGYIRDRYGSPCNAWQHEMGFNWY, from the coding sequence ATGAATCCGTTGTCGTTACGGCTTTCGGCAATCATTGTGCCCCTGCTTGTGGCGTCGCTTCTCCAAGCGGGCCCGGCTTCCGCGGACGACGATGCCCCGCCGTCGGGGTACCCCAGTTGGGCAGAGGTGCAGCAGGCCCAAGGGAACGAAGCTGCCGCAAGCGCCGAAGTGGACCGCATCAACCAGTTATTGGCCGGTCTTCAACAGAAGTCGGGCGAGCTCGGTGCGGCAGCCATCAAGGCGGGAACTGAGTACGCGAAGGCCCATGACGCCCTGCAGCATCAGCAGGCAGTCACGCAGAAACTGGCTGAGGCGTCCCAGCAGGCCAAGGCAAAAGCGGATTCACTGAAGAAGGCGACTTCCTCCCTGGTGGTCAAGGCATACGAGTCGGGCGGCTTCGATCCCGGGCCCTGGTCCCTTGCGAATGCTGCGATCGCACCGGACAATATTCAAAATTTCGCCTTGCTGAACAAGGTCCTCGATCGTACGGCGAAGCTGCACGATGATGCGCTGAGCGCTTCGCAGGCATCCGCCGCGGCAACCGCGCAGGAACAAGCTGCCCGCGATGTCTTGGCCCAGTTGGACAGTGACGCTGCGGCAAAGGCCCAGGCCGCGGAGTCTGCGAGGCGCGCCGCCGAAGACAGTGTTGCCGCCACGGACGGCCAGCGAAAGACCATGGTCGCCCAGCTCGCGTCCCTGACGTCCACTTCTGCTGCAGTCGCGCAGAAATACCAGGACGGCCAGGTGGCGCTTGCCGCTTATCAGGCTGCCCAGGAGGCCAAAAGGGAGGCGGCACAGCGCAAGGCTGAGGCCGACGCCCTGGTGGCAGCCAACCAGCGGGCGGCGCAGCAGCAAGCCGTCCAGCCGCCCATTAGCAGCGGAGGCGGCAGCAGCGGGGGGCTCGTGGGCGGGGGAGGCGGTGGCGGGGGAAACGTCGTCAACGACCCCGCAGGTGCACGGCAATACGCGTCCTCCCGGCTCGCCGCCTACGGGTGGGGCCAGGACCAAATGCAGTGCCTGTCCCAGCTGTGGACCCAGGAATCAAGCTGGATGACAGATGCCACCAATCCCAGCAGCGGCGCCTACGGTGTTGCGCAGGCGCTGCCACCGGATAAGTACTATTCGGCAGGCAGCGATTGGCTCAGCAACTACCGGACACAGATCGATTGGGGCCTCGGCTATATCCGCGACCGCTACGGTTCGCCCTGCAACGCCTGGCAGCATGAGATGGGCTTCAACTGGTACTAG